The following DNA comes from Mastomys coucha isolate ucsf_1 unplaced genomic scaffold, UCSF_Mcou_1 pScaffold11, whole genome shotgun sequence.
TTTCAGAGCTCTTTAAGAGACATCAGAATGACCTGGGGAAGTGCTTAACAATGGGTAGTCAGTCCCAAACTCTGCTTTTGAACATTCTGATGTGAAAGAAGGGGCAGGGCGGAGCTTAGAAGACCCCAACACACCCAGTCCAGGGACACCCTAAAACAGTGGTCCCTGACCTGTGGATCAAGACCCCaatgggggtcacatatcaggtatttacattacaattcataacaggagcaaaattagttatgaggAAGCagtaaaataattgtatggtgtgtgtgtggaggggggagggtCACCACAgcgtgaggaactgtgttaaagggctgTAGCAATAGGAAGGTTAAGAATCGCTGccttgggagaaagagaagcatgGGATGGCACACTGTAAGGGTTGCAGGGATGCAATGGATGATTGGGCTAGAGACCCCCTCTCCTTCCAGGCTGGTACCATGTCTGGGTCATTCCAGCGCCCAGGACCCGCCACTGGCTGCAGTATGTCCTGGTGTTTCACAAACCAGTCCAGAATGGACATCACACTCTTCCAGGAGTCCTGGATGTCTTTGTAGTTGCGCCAGAGATTGCAGATGCTGGCAATCTCAGTGTAGTTCACCTGAATGACAGAAATGGCAGGAGCTAGCACCGGTCACCTTGCTGCTCAAGGGGCCACCTACCAGCTGGGGAGGCTAACAGTTGGAGACTTGGTATGAGGCAGAGAACAGGTTCTCATGGTGTGTAGTCAGGGAAGGTGGCTCCACTCTGGGAATGACCAGTTCTTCTCTCCATATAGGGGAGGGGACCATCCCCATCGCCGCCCCCACCATGTGTCACATACATGTCATACACTCCCATTTCTTCAGTGACCATGCCACCACCTGCCTCCTTTAGGTTTGGATGTTTGAGCCCTTCTGAGGATATGCATGGCTTCAGCAGCCTTCTGGCGCACATGGAACCAACCACCCAGGGATTCTGACCACTTGCCTGCCTTGGATGCAACCCCAATAGCCTACCTGAGAAGCTGGCAGAGGCAATGGCTCAGTAATCAGGTCTCTAGACACCTATACCTGGCTATGTTGGCTGTCTATGATCAGAGCGACGCTAGCTGTGGTGGCAGCCTCCCAGAGGCCTGGCACAAAGGAGGTGAGGGAGCCTAGGAGTGGGAAGCCGTAGCAGGCAGAATGGCTTACCTTGGGGGGTAGGCCCCCTTCATAGGCTGGCCAGCTGCAAGAAAAGGCAATGGGACGGCCTGTGGcgttcagggcagcagccatctTGGGATACCCTGCAGAAACCCCAATTTGGTGACTGAACAGGCACTAGGAAGAGCCTCCCTGTACCTAAAGGCTTACTTCCTGGGTGCCAAGCCTTAGGAGGCAGCTATCGTGCCATAGCTTTAGAAGGGCCTGGGAGCTGTAAGCAGGGGTGAGGACTTTGGGAGAACTGCCACCACTGTGTGTAGACAGAGCTCCACAGCTgccgatctctctctctctctgacccagCCAGATGTGAACTCACCCTCTGCACGTTCTTTGGGAGTGGAGAAACAGCCATCCAGCTTCAGCATGTCCACCTTCCACTCTGCGAAGGTTTTGGCATCCAGCTCCACTTTGTCTAGGGTGGTACCAGGGTAACCCATGCAGGTCATTTTGCCCATGTCCTCATAGATGCCCAGCTTCAGACCCAAAGAATGAGCCTGTGGGGGTTGAAGAGACATGGCTCAAGTGAGACCCTTTTCACAGGCACCTCTGACAGAGCCCATTAAAACCTTCAGTGgctcccagggctggggatgtaaaTGAACTGGCAGAGGGCTTGCCTAACATGTgaaaagctctgggttccatccccatgCACTGCATAAACTGTGTATGGTGGCATGTAGAcgtttttgtttgcttgagacagggcctctctatgtaaccctggctatcctggaactctctatgtagaccaggctggcctccaactcacgtAGATCTGCCTGTCTTGAAGCACAGGATTAAACACATGCATCACCATACCCAGGTAGCAccagaagtttaaggttatctTCAGCTATAGAGTGTtggaggtcatcctgggctacacaagaccctgtctcaataaaaaagaagaaactcttTGTGGCTCCCACTGACCAACCGATAGGTTCCAGCTGGCTGGTTTCTGCCATCAGTGGCTACTTTTTCTCCAGCGATCTCTTGCCTGGAGGCCTTTGCTACTGTTTTAGAGGGACTGTTCTTTTTGCTAAGACCCATTTCCTGCTCTCACCTCATTAGGATAGTATGTGTTCATTTTTCAGTTTCTGCCACCATGCTGAGTTCTCAAAGTAGACTGTGCTAAGGAGTCCCAGGCCTACACAGTAAGGGGCAGGGCTGGAGTGGGACTTACGTAGTCAGCCAGGAAGGCAATCCCATGAGGAAAGCGCTTGGGATCAGGAATCAGGCGGCCTGAGGAGTCACGCCCACCAATCCAGCAGTCATCGATGTTGAGGTATACATAGCCCAGGTCCCGCCATCCATCCTGAGCCAGTCTGTCAGCCATTTCCATAAAGAGCCGTTCACTAGCAAGAGACAGGAGGGTGGTGCtgctcagtagcccaggctgtccctcaTTCCTGCTCTTTCCCTCTGCTCTGAATTCTGGCTATAAAAACCAAGCCTCTGCTGTCAGCTGAGGCTGGGACAAGATAACAAGTGTAAATGACCTTCCAGGATTAGGGTAGGGTGAAAGAGGTGGCCTGGCCTCCAGGCCAAAGGGCAGGACTAGGCCAAGGGAAGCATGTGGGGCCTGTCTGGCCTTTTATCTTCTTTCAGTTACTTCAGAAGCCAAGTACATCCACTGAGGCCCCAAGTACACCCACTGAGGTCATGGGGCTAGGTGTCAGCTACACCTCAAATCATTCTaaccctgcttttttttttttttttttttttttttttttttgctgatgaGTGTCTTTCACCCACTTGACCCACTGACCCCATTTTGTGGCCCTGGGTATGCAGATCTTACTCACCTGATGCAGTTCTTTGGGTCCTCCTCGCAGTTGATGTTACAGCGGAAACGTTCCCAGGCCAGCCAGCCCATGGGTGGTGTCCGCAGGAGCCCATTCTCCAGCATCAGTACCTGAGccaccagggccagtaagagcactgggtgggggttggggggggaggtgGATGGTGACTTGTATGTGACTCCTACAGCCTCCCTAGTCATCACTTCAACCCCTCCAGTCCTCCAGCCATCGACAGGCACAGCCCGGTAGGGTCAGAGGTGCCTCAGCCTGTGAGTGCAGTCTGAGGGGGAGGTACATGGGGCAAGGTATTTAAAATGCTGTGGCTCCACACTGGGAACCAACAGAATTGACCTCTGCAGCCATGCCCTTGATATAAGAGAGACCAGATCCCCTCTTACCTCCCTCCTCAGAAGCAGCAGTGCATTGGATAGACTCTGGGCTTCTGAGGCCTTGGAGTTTTTGCTCTCCACCTCAGAAAGCCTCAGAAGGGGTTGGATTTCAGTTTCCTTATGTATAAATTACCATAGCCACATGACAGGGCTGCTAAGGCAGGCCAGTATTGGGTAAGATAGTACCTTTACACTGGAGCGGGGCTGAGAAAGGGAGTGGCCTCTTTGGAGGGGAACCGATTCTGGGGTGTGGAGCATCTCCTTGATTTTCCTGGCCCAGCTCCAAGGAGAGGAACATTTCTCCCCACATACCCACATCAAAAAAGAGGAGGGTTAGGGTTTCCTTGCCGCAGTCCTCCCCTGAAAGCCACCCAGGTAGGTGAGGGTACCTGTCTTCTGCAACATTGCCCTGGAGTCAAATCTCAGGACGCAGTCGAACCTGCTCTTAGCAGCTTGATATGGTGAACTCTGGAAGATAACAGATGTTATGTGTCCCACCAGGCATCGTGggatccacctttaatcccagcactcgggaggtagaagcaggaggaactcTTTAAGTTCTGGGGCAGCCTGGTCcatatagcaagtttcaggccagccagggctactaggtagagagaccttgtcaccgaaaataaacaaaacagttaGGGATTCCACTTTCGGTCCCAAATCGCTTTCATTACCATCATTCCTTCGCCACCCATTACTTCCAGGAATCTAAGCTCTTCTTTTAGAACTACAAGTAGTCTAGGACTTTTTGCCCAAGACTGGTTGTGACTGGTTCTAGGAAtaccaggaagaaggaaggctatAGGCCCTGCCCGGTTCCAGATCCCCATGTGGGTTCAGATTCTCGGTTCTTAAACATCGCAGACCCAGGGTCCCCCttgattcttaccctcaccttcGCTCAGTCCGCGATGCGCTTAAGCCGTGAAAGCCCCCGCCGCGACCGCACGTACCTATAGCGACCCGGGAGGCGGAATGTCACAGGACAACCCTTCCTGAGCAACCAATCAGAATCCCCTAGCAACGCCGTGCCCTCCTTCTATGCCCCGGCTCCCAGCCTCCATAAGCTCCGCCCATCTTAGGGCGCGCTCCGCGCGCTCCCGAGGCGCGCTCTCGTGGGGAGTCCGGTTGACGTCCTCCTTGCTCTGCCCCAAAGGGCGCGGGTGGTGGCCCGCACTGCCCGCGCTCAGTAGTAAGTTAGCTGTGCAGTCAATTTCTACAGAGGGCGCAACCTCGCTATTAACCGCTCGAAAATGGTAGTGAAAGAGGCTGGGTGGGATTTCAGCCCTCGAAAGGTCAGGAGGCTGCCCCCCTCCACCTGACACCCAAGGGTCtgttctcccacccactccccaaatgtatttattcattactTATTCATAAGTTGAACATAGGCTAGGTGCCACACGCTATTTCTGGATGCCTTCAAGCGGATGGTAATCATAGCCGTCCCCCATCTGAATCTGTGCCATCTTTCTCCTCTCAGGTAATAGCAAAACCTACTTCTCCGTCGGTCTTTCCCCTCAGCCTTCACATGCAATTTTCCAAAAATCCTGGGATCTCTGCCTTTAActtccacccctcaccccacccagcAAGGCTGGGCTCATCACAGATTGCCAGGATGATCCAGAGACGCTCCTCCAGGGCCTCCTCTTTCCACCTTACTTTTCCACATCAGCCCACGCGAGCCTGAGAACACAGCCCtgtgggctggtaagatggctcagtggttaagagcactcattgctctcgCAGGGCCCTGGGGTTCCTCcagactcacatggtggcttaccatCACCcctactccagttccaggggatctgatgcccacttctgaaCTCTTGAGGCCACCAGGCATCCCACGGTGCACACACGTGCAGGTAAACGCTCACACACTTAACCTAAAACCCAACCCAGCTCTGGTCACGCCTCTCTCAAGTCTCTGCGACGACTGGAGAAATGGTGTTTCTAAACCTCACCCTCTACCTTTTGACCTTAGTCCCCGCCCGCGGCCTTCCTCCTCACTGACTTCCTTGTGGCCCCTCAGACACAGCTTTGGACCAGCTGTACCCTTTGCCTAGAACGCACTCCTAGATAATGGGCATAGCCGACACCCTCATTTCCTTTAATTATATGTCCAAGTGAGGTCTACTCTGCCCATTCTATTTAAAAACGGtaagctcccccctcccccttcaggAAACCCATGCTCTATCCCCTCCCcgacccccccccccgccgccccGCGATCTTCACCTTGTAACACATTTACGCTAGCGGATACTATTAGTTGAAGAAAAGTTAgtaaacaccaccaccaacaacaacaaccacctcactcccctcaaaaaaaaaaaaaaatccagtaaaaCTCAGAATGTAGGGTATGCTTGTCTCACATTGTGAGGTCAGGGAGGGGACCTCAGAGCCGACAGCTGAGACCTAAATGTCAAGGAGCTCTAAGTGGGGGTAGGGTGAGAGAGAAGGTCCGCCTGGGCTTCAGGAACTGCAAAACAAGGCTTGAGGTGGGAACCCACAAAGCCCTTGGGCAGACATTTGAACGCACTTGCCTTCAGGGCCACGACGGGGAATCCTGGTCTCCTTCCTGTCTTAGTGCTTTCCTCTCAGCCTTCCCTGCAAGCCTAAGGACAGACTCCAGGTAGAGCTTCAGTGGACTGCAGACCCGCATTGGCGGGTGATAGAAGCCGAAATGGCCAATCtctagaggcagagatggggctAAGCCAAAGACTTGGTTGAGAACCTTGGTAGGGTTTTGCAGGCTGTGTAGGAGCTCGCCTTGGGAAGCGCCCTATCCGATGATTTAGCTGGTCTGGCTCTGCGCGCGCGGGAGGGCGGGGGATGGAGTGGGGGATCCGGGATAGACTGGATGGGCTGGAAGGAGAAACTTTTGGGGGAAAAAGAGCACCCCGAATTCTCCTTCGGTGTTGAGCTGGAGGCCTGCGGGTAGCCTGAGGTTGGGCTCGGGGTTCGAGACCACCCCTCACCGACGAGTGCTGTGGCTCAGGCGGGTCCCCACCCtccagagcctcagtttccctccagTGTGCGAGCCCAGGCGACTTTGCCGATCGGGAGGCCTGGTGGGTACTGGGCGGGGAGCAGCCGGGGCGGTACCCCGAGCCACCCGGGCGGGGTCTCCCAGCTCCTGCGGCCACGTTCGCGACCTGGGCGGAGGCGCGGAGTTCGGAGCGAGAAAGCCCAGGGGGCGACAGCATTGTACCCGACGCCGGAGGTGAGAGCGGGCCGGGCGGGCTCCGGGAGGAGGTGACCAGGAAGGCGTGGCCGTAGACGAGGCTGGAGAGCCAGGGCGGGATCCGGGGACCCAGGCAGCAGCGGGGCCGCCCGAGGGAGAGGCCGCAGCAGCAGGCGCTCGTGGACTCAGCCCCTCCTTGGGGCCCACAAAGGGCTGCGGCTAGAACGGCCTTCCTCTATTCCAGGCTTGCTCGCTTCTCTCTTTGGAGCCCTTCTTCCCCTCCCGCCTCCTGGCTACGATTTCATCACTCACTACTTgattaattcattatttatttaattgtattcGCCAACGGCGTGTCACTTTTGCTGGAAAGTAGATTTCAGGAGTACGGGGACTTAGTTTTGTCAACTGATGCATTCCTACGAATTCAGCAAGTCTGCGCCGGGCTGATTGTTGGCGATTACTGGGCAGTCAAACTGTAGATGATACATAAAAACAtcggggcggggcggggaggtgggagggatgtGGCGCGGGAAAGGGACAAAGCCAGAAACAGAGGACTGCTGGTTAGTTGACCTTAGATCAAGCCACTTTGGGTGCTTCGGTGATCAGGAGACTTCTCGGCAATACCGTGGTGATGAAATCCCAAAGGGAAAGCCAGGAAACCTTGGCTGGCACTTAACTGACCTTCCTATCCCCAGGGGACCCAGAGGTACAGTCAAGAGACAGTGGGCCAAGACACGCAGGGAAGTTCAGTTGCCTGATGGGATGAGCAGATGATTAAAATGGGGAGGCAGCGCTCCCTGCAAGAGGCTGCCCTTCACTGGAGCCCTAAAGTTAGAAGAGTTCTCACATTCTTTGACAACTGTTTTGCAGGCTCTCTGGAAACCATGTGGCTGAGCTGTGTGGTTAGATAAGAGGCCACCCTGTCCCCTTCTGTGGACTCCGCTGATAAGTGTGGCACCAACAAGGCCCCACCTAGAAGGTCTAAGACCAAGTGCTGACTCTCCATCATATGACCCTTGCCAGTTCAGCTGTCTAGGAACCTTGGAGCACCAGAATTTAGTGGCTCTGTCAGTGACCCAGGACACACCACTGGAGTTTATAGAGCAGGTCCCCTTTGCAGGTCACCTCCTCTCAGAGCCTGCCTAGTCTGCTCTCACCTCCAGTGTTGGTCGGTGCGATGTGGTTACCCCTGGGCTTTCTCCATCACTGGC
Coding sequences within:
- the Naga gene encoding alpha-N-acetylgalactosaminidase isoform X1 — encoded protein: MWGEMFLSLELGQENQGDAPHPRIGSPPKRPLPFSAPLQCKVLLLALVAQVLMLENGLLRTPPMGWLAWERFRCNINCEEDPKNCISERLFMEMADRLAQDGWRDLGYVYLNIDDCWIGGRDSSGRLIPDPKRFPHGIAFLADYAHSLGLKLGIYEDMGKMTCMGYPGTTLDKVELDAKTFAEWKVDMLKLDGCFSTPKERAEGYPKMAAALNATGRPIAFSCSWPAYEGGLPPKVNYTEIASICNLWRNYKDIQDSWKSVMSILDWFVKHQDILQPVAGPGRWNDPDMLLIGNFGLSFDESQAQMALWTVLAAPLFMSTDLRTISPQNIDILQNPLMIKINQDPLGVQGRRILKSESHIEVFKRYLSNDASALVFFSRRTDMPFHFHCSLLELNYPKDRVYEGQNVLTGDVISGLQTEVNFTVIINPSGVVMWYLYPIKGLGISMMSHL
- the Naga gene encoding alpha-N-acetylgalactosaminidase isoform X2; translation: MLQKTVLLLALVAQVLMLENGLLRTPPMGWLAWERFRCNINCEEDPKNCISERLFMEMADRLAQDGWRDLGYVYLNIDDCWIGGRDSSGRLIPDPKRFPHGIAFLADYAHSLGLKLGIYEDMGKMTCMGYPGTTLDKVELDAKTFAEWKVDMLKLDGCFSTPKERAEGYPKMAAALNATGRPIAFSCSWPAYEGGLPPKVNYTEIASICNLWRNYKDIQDSWKSVMSILDWFVKHQDILQPVAGPGRWNDPDMLLIGNFGLSFDESQAQMALWTVLAAPLFMSTDLRTISPQNIDILQNPLMIKINQDPLGVQGRRILKSESHIEVFKRYLSNDASALVFFSRRTDMPFHFHCSLLELNYPKDRVYEGQNVLTGDVISGLQTEVNFTVIINPSGVVMWYLYPIKGLGISMMSHL